One window of the Streptomyces asoensis genome contains the following:
- a CDS encoding LacI family DNA-binding transcriptional regulator, whose amino-acid sequence MVTTRDIAERLGVSVSTVGRALSDDPRISEETKFRVRQTASEMGYVGNRAARMMRGASSNVVALVIPDIRNSFYSTIAHELSKNMAAEGFQLMLSETDDDRMVELRHLRELSANRVAGVIIVPSARPHSESVKLLKAVPHLQLLRRHPSLGSQWFGVDDHEALHRGTAHLVSQGHTHIAYVGGPTELPTGAERLRGFRSALGEGGLPDGAGRTELGPPASMDHGRQAVRRLLTGSDAPTALVLGSIQLTLGVLEELSEQGVKVPGELSVVGFGDEPGFSWWGPGLTTIGLPIQEMATGCALWLLRRLKTEPGNDGPYTSVSPGSLVLRGSTAPPDGRDPVAGSA is encoded by the coding sequence GTGGTCACGACCAGGGACATCGCCGAACGCCTCGGAGTCTCCGTCTCGACGGTCGGCCGGGCGCTCTCCGACGACCCGCGCATCAGCGAGGAGACCAAGTTCCGCGTCCGCCAGACCGCTTCGGAGATGGGATACGTCGGCAACCGGGCCGCGCGGATGATGCGCGGCGCCTCCAGCAACGTGGTCGCGCTGGTGATCCCGGACATCCGCAACAGCTTCTACTCGACCATCGCGCACGAGCTGTCCAAGAACATGGCGGCCGAGGGTTTTCAGCTGATGCTCTCGGAGACCGACGACGACCGGATGGTGGAGCTGCGCCACCTTCGCGAGCTGTCGGCCAACCGGGTGGCCGGCGTCATCATCGTTCCCAGCGCCCGCCCGCACAGCGAGTCGGTCAAACTGCTCAAGGCCGTACCGCACCTTCAGCTGCTGCGCCGCCACCCGTCACTCGGTTCCCAGTGGTTCGGTGTGGACGACCACGAGGCGCTGCACCGGGGTACGGCCCACCTGGTGTCGCAGGGACACACGCATATCGCATATGTGGGCGGCCCCACGGAGCTGCCCACGGGCGCGGAGCGTCTGCGCGGCTTCCGCAGCGCCCTCGGCGAAGGCGGCCTGCCGGACGGTGCCGGGCGCACAGAGCTGGGACCGCCGGCGTCCATGGACCACGGCCGCCAGGCGGTGCGCCGACTGCTGACGGGCTCGGACGCGCCGACCGCGCTCGTGCTGGGATCGATCCAGCTCACCCTGGGCGTCCTGGAGGAGTTGTCCGAGCAGGGCGTGAAAGTACCCGGGGAACTGTCCGTGGTCGGGTTCGGGGACGAGCCGGGATTCTCCTGGTGGGGCCCCGGACTCACCACGATCGGTCTGCCGATCCAGGAGATGGCCACCGGCTGCGCGCTGTGGCTGTTGCGTCGGCTCAAGACCGAGCCGGGCAACGACGGCCCGTACACGTCGGTCTCCCCCGGGTCGCTGGTCCTGCGCGGCAGCACGGCACCACCGGACGGAAGAGACCCCGTCGCAGGGTCCGCCTGA
- a CDS encoding MFS transporter, whose protein sequence is MTHAAQVDTSTVPADEPQESSRAPISRVMIGVGFLLVVLSYMVNAMDRQVFPPLLPNIRAEYGFSLEQGGLLATNFTLGMALAGLPAGYLLDRFRRKTVLLVSIVIYSLGTMATPLATGFADMTLYRVISGFGEGMQSAAIFAAIGAFFAHRRGLAFGVIGVGYSIGVFIAPLIGVHLMSTHGTWHSPFYLFGTAGLLIAAASLFLVKSGLTEHSAEKVVSTTTYEHMPASAYNRNTIALAVHSVVSGVAIYGFLGLYPTYLVTSLHYTAGQAALSMSFLGFGGMTAVFGGWLGDRINQRSLLIVSLLAVSVISVCIYETQAGVGVQCVFAFLMGAFGLGFIYPNTNSAMQRAVHPGQIGRASGLFVTSYYGPAAFSGLLFAALVDSFGWSRAGLLQVTLLPLLGVGALAFVRTAQFNNAVR, encoded by the coding sequence ATGACTCACGCAGCGCAAGTCGACACCAGCACGGTGCCCGCCGACGAACCGCAGGAAAGCAGCCGCGCCCCCATTTCCCGCGTCATGATCGGGGTGGGCTTTCTGCTGGTGGTCCTCTCCTACATGGTCAACGCGATGGACCGACAGGTGTTCCCGCCCCTGCTGCCGAACATCCGCGCAGAGTACGGGTTCTCCCTGGAGCAGGGTGGGCTGCTGGCGACGAACTTCACCCTCGGCATGGCCCTGGCCGGCCTGCCCGCGGGCTACCTCCTGGACCGCTTCCGCCGCAAGACCGTGCTGCTGGTCAGCATCGTGATCTACTCCCTCGGCACGATGGCCACACCGCTGGCGACCGGCTTCGCCGACATGACGCTGTACCGGGTCATCTCCGGCTTCGGCGAAGGCATGCAGTCTGCCGCCATCTTCGCGGCGATCGGCGCGTTCTTCGCCCACCGGCGCGGCCTCGCCTTCGGCGTCATCGGCGTGGGCTACTCGATCGGCGTGTTCATCGCCCCGCTCATCGGCGTCCATCTCATGAGTACGCACGGCACCTGGCACTCGCCCTTCTACCTGTTCGGCACGGCCGGGCTGCTGATCGCCGCCGCTTCCCTGTTCCTCGTGAAATCCGGCCTGACCGAGCACTCCGCCGAGAAGGTCGTCTCGACCACGACCTACGAGCACATGCCGGCCTCCGCTTACAACCGAAACACCATCGCGCTGGCCGTCCACTCGGTCGTCAGCGGTGTGGCCATCTACGGCTTCCTCGGCCTCTACCCGACATACCTCGTCACTTCGCTGCACTACACCGCCGGACAGGCCGCGCTGTCCATGAGCTTCCTCGGCTTCGGCGGCATGACGGCCGTGTTCGGCGGCTGGCTCGGCGACCGCATCAACCAGCGCAGCCTGCTGATCGTGAGCCTGCTGGCCGTCTCCGTCATCAGCGTGTGCATCTACGAGACGCAGGCCGGTGTCGGCGTGCAGTGCGTGTTCGCCTTCCTCATGGGCGCCTTCGGACTGGGCTTCATCTACCCCAACACCAACAGCGCGATGCAGCGGGCCGTCCACCCCGGGCAGATCGGACGCGCCTCCGGACTCTTCGTCACCAGCTACTACGGTCCTGCGGCGTTCTCGGGCCTGCTCTTCGCCGCCCTGGTGGACTCCTTCGGCTGGAGCCGGGCCGGACTGCTCCAGGTGACGCTCCTGCCGCTGCTGGGCGTCGGCGCCCTGGCATTCGTCCGCACCGCGCAGTTCAACAACGCGGTCCGCTAG
- a CDS encoding fumarylacetoacetate hydrolase family protein encodes MRIVRYAVGGERHYGEFTADDTGIARFEGDPFTGLSPVGRIDDVGDVTVLPPLESPRIFGFAYNYASHIVETDRKVPEVPVCFMKPSTAVIGPDEAIVYPADGELIHFEGELVVVIGKQARRVRSSEAHEYILGYTCGNDVSDRIVQRKESAFGTLLIGKGQDTFAPLGPVISTGLDPSGLALTTRVNGAVAQSASTADLLLAVPDLVSYLSRYLTLLPGDVIMTGTPAGVGPIRPGDEVEVEIEGIGVLRNPVVAESP; translated from the coding sequence GTGCGAATCGTCAGGTATGCCGTCGGCGGCGAGCGTCACTACGGAGAATTCACTGCGGATGACACCGGGATCGCGAGATTCGAGGGCGATCCCTTCACCGGGCTGTCCCCTGTGGGTCGCATCGACGACGTGGGCGATGTGACGGTTCTCCCACCGCTTGAGTCGCCCCGGATTTTCGGGTTCGCCTACAACTACGCCTCCCACATCGTGGAGACCGACCGTAAGGTCCCGGAAGTTCCCGTGTGTTTCATGAAGCCGAGTACCGCGGTCATCGGACCGGACGAAGCCATTGTCTATCCGGCGGATGGTGAACTGATCCATTTCGAAGGCGAGTTGGTCGTGGTCATCGGCAAGCAAGCCCGGCGTGTGAGGTCCTCCGAAGCCCATGAATACATTCTCGGCTATACGTGCGGAAATGATGTCAGCGATCGCATCGTGCAGCGTAAGGAAAGCGCGTTCGGAACCCTTCTGATCGGCAAGGGGCAGGACACGTTCGCACCCCTCGGGCCGGTCATCTCGACCGGACTCGACCCGTCGGGACTGGCTCTGACGACCCGTGTGAACGGGGCCGTCGCCCAGTCGGCGAGCACGGCGGACCTGCTGCTCGCCGTCCCCGACCTGGTCAGTTACCTCAGCCGCTATCTGACGCTGCTGCCCGGAGACGTGATCATGACCGGCACGCCGGCCGGTGTCGGGCCGATCCGGCCCGGCGACGAGGTCGAGGTGGAGATCGAGGGCATCGGGGTGCTGCGCAACCCGGTCGTGGCCGAGAGTCCCTGA
- a CDS encoding phosphotransferase family protein produces the protein MSQTPTEANPEPALTDFLTAHQLARAGEAARWTPLTGGVSSDLWRVDLPGRSLCVKRALAKLKVAADWQAPVSRNAYEWAWMRFASRHRPDSVPELLAHDPGAGLFAMAFLPPERYPMWKAQLLRGEVRVATAAAVGELLGRLHAASAGEAALAAEFATDDNFHALRIEPYLLATAAAHPDLRDILDALADRTADTHLALVHGDVSPKNILVGPSGPVLLDAECAWYGDPAFDLSFCVNHLLLKSLVVPERREDLLRSARVLAEEYGRCVDWEPRPALESRAASLLPALLLARVDGKSPVEYLTDERHRLFLRTVASALLRAPAATVADVLDAWATALGAPTGAGRGRPD, from the coding sequence ATGAGCCAGACCCCCACGGAGGCGAACCCGGAACCCGCGCTGACCGACTTCCTCACTGCGCACCAGCTCGCCCGAGCCGGCGAAGCGGCACGCTGGACGCCACTGACCGGCGGCGTCTCGTCCGACCTGTGGCGAGTGGACCTGCCGGGCCGCTCCCTCTGCGTCAAACGTGCCCTGGCCAAGCTGAAGGTCGCCGCCGACTGGCAGGCGCCGGTGTCGCGCAACGCCTACGAATGGGCGTGGATGCGCTTCGCGTCCCGGCACCGCCCGGACAGCGTGCCCGAACTGCTGGCGCACGACCCCGGTGCCGGCCTCTTCGCAATGGCGTTCCTGCCCCCCGAGCGGTACCCGATGTGGAAGGCACAACTGCTGCGCGGCGAGGTGCGGGTGGCGACCGCCGCGGCCGTCGGAGAACTGCTCGGCCGTCTCCACGCGGCGAGCGCGGGAGAAGCGGCCCTCGCCGCGGAGTTCGCCACCGACGACAACTTCCACGCCCTGCGCATCGAGCCCTACCTGCTCGCGACCGCTGCCGCGCACCCCGACCTGCGCGACATCCTCGACGCCCTCGCCGACCGTACGGCGGACACACACCTCGCTCTGGTGCACGGCGACGTCAGCCCCAAGAACATCCTCGTCGGCCCGTCCGGGCCCGTACTGCTGGACGCCGAGTGCGCCTGGTACGGAGACCCGGCCTTCGACCTGTCCTTCTGCGTCAACCATCTGCTGCTCAAGAGCCTGGTGGTGCCGGAGCGCCGGGAGGATCTCCTTCGCTCGGCCCGGGTGCTGGCCGAGGAATACGGCCGGTGCGTCGACTGGGAGCCCCGGCCGGCCCTGGAGTCACGGGCCGCGTCACTGTTGCCGGCGCTCCTGCTCGCGCGCGTGGACGGCAAGTCCCCGGTCGAGTACCTCACGGACGAACGGCACCGACTGTTCCTACGCACCGTGGCATCGGCCCTGCTCCGCGCGCCCGCCGCCACGGTGGCAGACGTCCTGGACGCCTGGGCGACGGCACTCGGGGCCCCGACCGGGGCCGGCCGCGGCCGACCCGACTGA
- a CDS encoding C-terminal binding protein, protein MKPPSRSGTVLLTDYAWPDDSVERSVIEEAGHTLVTGPADPAPTEEIEELVAEHRPAGILTCWAPVSATAIGSSPDLRIVARLGVGLDNIAVDTATERGVWVTNVPDYCVEEVSDHAVAMVLAWTRGLAVADREVRAGRWNPAGARLRRLSALTCGVVGYGRIGRATARKLGAFGCRVLAHDPYPPRDAQEVEMVGLEELLRRSNVVILHVPLTPATHHLIDAGKLASMRPGGLLVNVSRGGLVDTDAVVKALATGHLDGAAFDVLESEPHVPTGLLQQPGALLTPHIAFSSDASVTELRRRAAEEVVRILADEPPAHACNTPHGLPTRPGDPR, encoded by the coding sequence ATGAAACCACCGAGCCGCTCCGGCACCGTGCTGCTCACCGACTACGCGTGGCCCGACGACTCCGTCGAGCGATCGGTCATCGAAGAGGCCGGCCACACCCTTGTCACCGGACCTGCCGATCCCGCCCCCACCGAGGAGATCGAGGAACTGGTGGCCGAGCACCGGCCCGCCGGCATCCTCACCTGCTGGGCCCCCGTCTCCGCCACCGCGATCGGCAGCTCGCCGGACCTGCGGATCGTGGCCAGGCTCGGCGTGGGACTCGACAACATCGCCGTCGACACCGCCACCGAGCGCGGCGTGTGGGTCACCAACGTGCCGGACTACTGTGTCGAGGAGGTCTCCGACCACGCCGTCGCCATGGTCCTGGCCTGGACGCGCGGTCTGGCCGTGGCCGACCGGGAGGTCCGCGCCGGCCGTTGGAACCCCGCCGGGGCCCGCCTGCGCCGACTGTCCGCGCTGACCTGCGGGGTCGTCGGATACGGGCGCATCGGACGCGCCACCGCCCGCAAGCTCGGCGCGTTCGGCTGCCGAGTCCTGGCCCATGACCCGTACCCACCGAGGGACGCCCAGGAGGTGGAGATGGTGGGCCTGGAGGAACTGCTGCGCCGCAGCAACGTGGTGATCCTCCACGTGCCGCTCACCCCCGCCACACATCACCTCATCGACGCCGGAAAGCTGGCGTCGATGCGGCCCGGCGGGCTGCTGGTCAACGTCAGCCGGGGCGGCCTGGTGGACACCGACGCCGTCGTCAAGGCGCTCGCGACCGGGCACCTGGACGGAGCCGCCTTCGACGTACTGGAATCCGAGCCGCACGTCCCCACCGGACTGCTTCAGCAGCCGGGCGCGCTGCTCACCCCGCACATCGCCTTCTCCTCCGACGCCTCGGTCACCGAACTGCGCCGCCGCGCGGCCGAAGAGGTCGTGCGGATCCTGGCGGACGAGCCTCCGGCCCATGCCTGCAACACCCCCCATGGTCTGCCCACCCGGCCAGGAGACCCACGATGA